A single window of Nitrospira sp. DNA harbors:
- a CDS encoding DUF1015 domain-containing protein — protein sequence MAHVIPFHGTLYNPATVGDVRQVVAPPYDIIDASLQKTLHDRHPNNVIRLELGYEQPGDTTGNNKYLRAAGALKEWLKSGALRRDDKPAIYYHTIEYQPPYSAPGTPTKVFKGFLSTVELEEFGSGKIYPHENTRAAAKTDRLNLLEACRANFSAIISLYSDPQNDVLTLIERSIASDKPRIDFQDDVGFRQRLWSVTDPAVLAKVVEIMHTKQLFIADGHHRYETALNYRRARRQQADAPSGPQPYDNVLMLFASLEDKGLTVLPTHRVLTTGVPAPKDLLRMLDPVFEVTTLPFQAGNEAQVRGQFIETLRSRGQSVPMFGLALKNDPQYYLLTLREAQRPSASASPRDRLDVSLLQQHVVTTLCPTQQEQEAMLYSKDDHEALNWVRQGTGTAALLLNPTKVAEVKAVASAGERMPHKSTYFFPKPLTGLVMNVMEG from the coding sequence ATGGCACACGTCATTCCCTTTCACGGTACACTTTACAATCCTGCGACCGTCGGCGACGTCCGCCAGGTGGTGGCACCTCCCTATGACATTATCGACGCATCGTTGCAGAAGACCTTGCATGATCGCCATCCGAACAACGTCATCCGCCTGGAACTCGGCTATGAACAGCCTGGCGATACTACCGGCAACAACAAGTACCTCCGCGCCGCGGGCGCCCTTAAGGAGTGGCTCAAGTCCGGCGCCTTGCGTCGGGACGACAAGCCGGCCATCTACTACCACACCATCGAATACCAGCCGCCTTATTCAGCCCCCGGCACCCCGACGAAGGTCTTCAAAGGTTTTCTCTCCACCGTGGAGTTGGAAGAGTTCGGGTCCGGCAAGATCTACCCGCACGAGAATACACGCGCCGCAGCCAAGACCGACCGGCTCAATTTGCTCGAAGCCTGCCGCGCAAACTTCAGTGCGATCATTTCGCTCTATTCGGATCCGCAGAACGACGTGCTTACGTTGATCGAGCGGTCCATCGCCTCCGACAAACCACGCATCGACTTTCAGGACGACGTGGGGTTCCGCCAGCGGCTGTGGAGCGTGACTGATCCGGCGGTGCTCGCCAAGGTCGTCGAGATCATGCACACGAAACAGCTCTTCATCGCCGACGGCCATCATCGCTATGAAACGGCGCTCAATTATCGCCGCGCGCGACGCCAGCAAGCCGATGCCCCGTCTGGCCCCCAGCCTTACGACAATGTCCTCATGCTGTTCGCCAGCCTTGAGGACAAGGGCCTGACCGTGTTGCCGACGCACCGTGTGCTCACAACCGGCGTCCCGGCCCCGAAAGATTTGTTGCGCATGCTCGATCCCGTCTTCGAAGTCACGACACTGCCCTTTCAGGCCGGCAATGAGGCCCAGGTGCGGGGGCAATTTATCGAAACCCTGCGCAGCCGCGGGCAGTCCGTGCCGATGTTCGGGCTGGCGCTGAAGAACGATCCGCAGTACTACCTGTTGACCTTGCGAGAAGCCCAACGCCCGTCGGCCTCCGCCTCCCCGCGCGACCGGCTCGATGTGTCCCTGTTGCAACAGCATGTGGTCACTACGCTCTGTCCCACCCAGCAGGAGCAGGAAGCGATGCTGTATTCGAAAGACGATCACGAGGCGCTGAATTGGGTGCGCCAGGGGACCGGCACCGCCGCCTTACTGCTGAACCCGACCAAGGTCGCCGAAGTGAAGGCCGTAGCCTCGGCGGGCGAGCGGATGCCGCACAAGTCGACCTACTTCTTCCCCAAGCCGCTCACCGGTTTGGTCATGAATGTGATGGAAGGGTAA
- a CDS encoding polyprenyl synthetase family protein: protein MSNGPTTLTLHSMADVWDVYREELEGVEEQIRKNLDSSVALVNTVAAHILNSGGKRVRPLFVLLSAHLCGYAGQDHQALGSLVEFIHTATLLHDDVVDDADLRRGRRTASKVWGNQISILVGDYLYSRAICQIVDFRNQGINEALSEACRKMAEGEVLQLYYNGNPLMPESEYLRIIEHKTAGLIAASCKIGAIVGGATEELQEALFRFGQRLGIAFQLADDTLDYTANGEHLGKTLGQDLRQGKATLPLLHLLQHCSEPDRQLIKDRMETRTLTDEELRRIVGLMQEYGSIAYAMERAHAFVAAAKRDLDLFHDNTAKRALAIAADYMVTRDR, encoded by the coding sequence ATGTCGAACGGACCGACCACCCTCACGCTCCACAGCATGGCCGATGTGTGGGACGTGTATCGCGAAGAACTGGAGGGGGTCGAAGAACAGATCCGGAAAAATCTCGACTCCAGCGTCGCCCTCGTCAACACCGTCGCCGCCCATATCCTGAACAGCGGCGGCAAACGCGTCCGTCCCCTCTTCGTGCTCCTCAGCGCCCATCTCTGCGGATACGCCGGCCAGGACCATCAAGCCCTCGGGAGCCTGGTCGAATTCATCCATACCGCCACCCTGCTGCACGACGACGTCGTCGATGACGCCGACCTGCGCCGGGGCCGCCGGACCGCGAGCAAAGTCTGGGGCAACCAAATCAGTATTCTCGTGGGCGACTATCTCTATTCGCGCGCGATCTGTCAGATCGTCGATTTCCGCAATCAAGGCATCAACGAGGCGCTCTCGGAAGCCTGCCGTAAAATGGCCGAAGGCGAGGTGCTGCAGCTGTATTACAACGGCAATCCGCTGATGCCGGAGTCGGAATATCTCCGCATCATCGAACATAAGACCGCCGGACTGATTGCGGCATCCTGTAAAATCGGCGCGATCGTCGGTGGCGCCACGGAAGAGTTACAAGAAGCGCTGTTCCGGTTCGGGCAGCGGCTGGGCATTGCATTCCAACTGGCGGACGATACGCTGGACTATACCGCCAACGGTGAACACCTGGGCAAAACACTCGGGCAGGACCTGCGGCAAGGCAAAGCGACCCTGCCGCTGCTGCACCTCCTGCAGCACTGCTCAGAGCCGGATCGGCAGCTGATCAAGGATCGCATGGAGACTCGCACCCTCACGGACGAGGAACTCCGCCGTATCGTCGGCTTGATGCAGGAGTATGGGTCCATCGCCTACGCCATGGAGCGGGCACACGCGTTCGTCGCCGCAGCCAAACGCGATCTCGACCTGTTCCACGACAACACCGCCAAGCGCGCCCTGGCCATCGCCGCCGATTACATGGTGACTCGCGACCGCTGA